DNA sequence from the Devosia lacusdianchii genome:
CGCTTCAGCTTCGGCGGCCGAAAGCCCCAGCGGTGCACGCTGCTGGGTCTGGACCGGGCGGCCAGCCGGTGGGCGATTGCCCTGGCTTGGCGCAGCCGATTGCGGGCGCTGCGGCGCCATCGGGGCATTGGGCTTGGGAACCAGGCGCGTGCGCTTCTCGACGACCACCGTCGAGCGCGAAGGACCACGCGACATGCCAGGACGGTTGCCCAGGCCTGGGCCGCCCTTGAGTGTCAGCGTCTTCTTCGCGCCAGTGTCATCGGTGCGCTTGTCGTCGTTTTCAGCCATGTATCTCGCGTCTTTCGTCGTGTTCCTCGGGCAAAAGGTCACCGTCAACCGCATGGCGGCCGGTGTCCGTTTCCGTTGGTTTGGCGGCATAAAGGGCCAGTCTACGGGCCTTTTCTACCGCCGCTTGGGCTGCTGCCCCTCTCGTGAGGGCAGCATGTATCACATTTTCGAGGCCGAGTGCCAAACCCATTTGCTCTGAAGAGAGCAATTCGAAATGGGGCACGTCAAAACCGTTAATTCCTCCTTCGGCGGCCGCGTAATGCAGGGCCTTGAGCGGCCCAACCATCTTGCTGCGGCCGTCTTCGGCGGCATCCGTCGCCGTGATCAGGGCAATCAGATTGCCCGTTTCGATAAGGCTGCGCACCTTGGTGGCACCGAAGGTCAATTGACCCGCCTTGCGGGCCATGCCCAGCGCGTTGAGATAGCGCTGTTCCAGCCGGAGCTGGGTCAGGCCCGGCAAGTCGTCGGGCAGCGTCACCTCGGTCTTAAGGCTCCGCGCGAACACCTTCTTCTTGACCGCCTCGGCCACCAGTTCGCGGTTGAGGCTGATCCAGACGCCCCGACCCTCGGCCTTAGCCTCGGTATCGGGCACCAGCATCCCGTCGGGACCCAGCACGAAGCGGATGAGCTCCGCCACGGGCCTCTCAGCCCGTGTCAGTGCGCACATCCTGCTCGTTTCTTCGCGCCGGGCCATCAGGTCCCTCGCTCCGAAACGGCCTAAGCCGTCGCCTCGTCGGTGATGATTTCGTCACCTTCAATCGGCGGC
Encoded proteins:
- a CDS encoding RNA-binding protein — translated: MARREETSRMCALTRAERPVAELIRFVLGPDGMLVPDTEAKAEGRGVWISLNRELVAEAVKKKVFARSLKTEVTLPDDLPGLTQLRLEQRYLNALGMARKAGQLTFGATKVRSLIETGNLIALITATDAAEDGRSKMVGPLKALHYAAAEGGINGFDVPHFELLSSEQMGLALGLENVIHAALTRGAAAQAAVEKARRLALYAAKPTETDTGRHAVDGDLLPEEHDERREIHG